GTTTTAGCGAGTAGGACTCCGATACATTTGAAAGCCTTTGTTCCTCAAGAGAAAAAACTTTCTAAGAATGATAAGATTTATGTCCGTTGGTCCTTTCTAGGACCGGACTGGATCGAAATTCAATCCAAAACTCTGCCTTTATTTACGAACGCGAGTACGATCGGTTTAACCGTTCCGGACAACGCCAAATACATGAAAGCAGAAATTCTTTCCGGCCCTTTTCTCGGAATCCATGTAAAAGAATTCGGTATCTTTGCAGAAGGCTTTGACGGTCTAAACCGAGTGAGATGAACTGACAGGATGTATAATTTGATAAATCAGATTCTGAAATTGTTGTTTCACCCGCACCAATGATCTCCAAAAAAGAAGTTTCCAAGGTGGATTCACGAAAATAAAAACGGCACCAGATTCAAACTCAGGATCACCTTCTCTCACGTTTAACCAAACGGGAATTGCAAGAATATCAAGAAATTCCTTACCCGCCACGTAAAAGGTAACATAGACACGATCTCCTATGTTCAGTGTTTTTTCGACCGGAGAATAAAATCCCTTTCTAGAAAGAGAATACGCCAAAGAATGATATTCCTTTTCCTCCTGAATGATAGCTACAGCAATAAACAAGGGAATTTTGAGAACTCTTTCCCGAAAAAATTTAGGATTGAAAATTCCCCTAAAAAGAATCAAGACGCTGAGCCAGATTGGATAAATCAAAAAAAGTCCAATAAACTCGGAAGTGCGTATTCCTCCGAGAAGAAGAGGAATTTTTTCCGGAAAATTTAAATAAATAGAATATAATAAAGACGGAATTAAAAAAAGAAAAACGGATACGAAAATTTTTCCTTTGGAAAGTTGTCGAAACAAAGGAATCGGATCGACCTTTTGATTCCGACTTTGACTGGAACGCATCCACGAATCATAACGGGTGAATCTGGAAATCACTTGATAATCGTCACTAAACAATCCGATCGCTTGTAGAACTTCGATCGGAAGGATGTTTTGGGAAATCGTAAGTAGATATTCCAAAACAAAAAATCCTGCCGCAAGGATGAACGGAAGTAAAATCATAAAATTTCCATTTATAAGCAAAATATAATTAAATGTTCCATGCAACAGAAAGCATCCGAACAGACTATAAAGGATTCCCAAAAAATCAAACGAAGAGGGCCTGGAATGATAGTATTGCATCGTCGCAAAACCGTAAATTCCTCCGGTAAACGTATGGATTGGCAGGGAAGTAACAGCCCTTAAAAACAATGGCCAAAAGTCCAGAATCGGAGCGTACAGAAAATTCTCCAGAAGTCCGAAAGAGGCGCCTAATGTAAGCCCGAAATAGATTCCATCGGAAGTGTTATAAACCGTTTTCAGTCCTTTAAAATACCAAAGGATGACAACCAGTTTTGGGATTTCCTCTAAAAGGGAACTACCATAGAAGGCTCTTTCAAAATAAGAGTTTTCGTCTATATATTGTTTTGCTAATATTTCCGGAAAGATTGCCAACCCTACAGTTAAAATTCCACAGAAGATCGCCGAGAAATCGAAACTCTTTCGATTCGGATGGTAGTACGTGTTGCGATAAAAAAACCAATAAAATCCGGCGGCGGAAACCGCCGTGCCGAACTTCAAAAAGGTGACTAAGAGTCCTTCAAATTTTAAGTAAAGGAGCATATTCCTTTAAAGTATCGGAATATACTTACTTTCTTTTAATCAGTTAAGCTCGGGAAAGAGCTCTTCTTTTCAAAATATATGCGGCCATCGCACCTGCACTTATCAGCAAGATCGCCACAAGAATCGCATTCTTTTTTACGGAATGCAGCAGAAATCCCATCAGTTCGGAGTCTTCATCCGGAACCGGGAACACCTTCGCTTGATTTGTAATGTGTTTATACCAATCTTTGTAAGACGTTCCATTCGACGCTACCCAAAGGTTAAACTCCTTATAACCCGTTTGAGTTTCCTTACGAATATCCAAACCCTCGTATGGATATTTCCAAGCCCCCGGAACCAAAATGGCCCAAGGAAACTTGTTGGAATCTAAATACTTGTCCGTTCCGTTCGAATTCTTATAAAGTCCCGGAAAGTGAACCTCTTTCCCCGTATTGGCCACTTTGATAAAAATATCATACGGATAAATTCCAAGCGCCGACTTTTTCACCGGAGAGTTAAATACAATTTCGATCGTGGCGATATGTCCCGGTTTATAGACTCCACCCGGATTTACGTTAGGGTTAGATGTGGTTTTGTTGGATTCTTCTTGAATTTGAATTCCCTGGCTGAGATCCGATGCGGAGACAGTTTTGGTAGTCAATTCCGTCACTACTTTACCGTCTTCCCTTACCACTTTTCTCGAAAACGTAGCTCCTATGGATACGGGAAGTTTTAAAAAAAGCGTATGTTTATATCCGGCACCCCGAGCCACGTGTTGATAAGTTCCTCTGAGACGAATCAC
The DNA window shown above is from Leptospira mayottensis 200901116 and carries:
- a CDS encoding PrsW family glutamic-type intramembrane protease, with the translated sequence MLLYLKFEGLLVTFLKFGTAVSAAGFYWFFYRNTYYHPNRKSFDFSAIFCGILTVGLAIFPEILAKQYIDENSYFERAFYGSSLLEEIPKLVVILWYFKGLKTVYNTSDGIYFGLTLGASFGLLENFLYAPILDFWPLFLRAVTSLPIHTFTGGIYGFATMQYYHSRPSSFDFLGILYSLFGCFLLHGTFNYILLINGNFMILLPFILAAGFFVLEYLLTISQNILPIEVLQAIGLFSDDYQVISRFTRYDSWMRSSQSRNQKVDPIPLFRQLSKGKIFVSVFLFLIPSLLYSIYLNFPEKIPLLLGGIRTSEFIGLFLIYPIWLSVLILFRGIFNPKFFRERVLKIPLFIAVAIIQEEKEYHSLAYSLSRKGFYSPVEKTLNIGDRVYVTFYVAGKEFLDILAIPVWLNVREGDPEFESGAVFIFVNPPWKLLFWRSLVRVKQQFQNLIYQIIHPVSSSHSV